The following coding sequences are from one Chelonoidis abingdonii isolate Lonesome George chromosome 4, CheloAbing_2.0, whole genome shotgun sequence window:
- the MDK gene encoding midkine encodes MQVRGLFLLLVLILLAAASEAGKNKKDKVKKNGSECEDWRWGPCTPNNKDCGVGYREGTCKEETKRLKCKIPCNWKKEFGADCKYKFESWGGCDAATGLKARSGTLKKALYNAECQETIQVTKPCSPKTKSKSKARKGKGKD; translated from the exons ATGCAGGTCcgtgggctcttcctcctcctggtgcTGATCCTCCTGGCTGCAGCTTCTGAGGCTGGTAAAAACAAGAAAG acAAGGTGAAGAAGAACGGCTCCGAATGTGAGGATTGGCGCTGGGGGCCTTGCACCCCAAATAACAAAGACTGTGGTGTGGGCTACCGTGAGGGTACCTGCAAGGAGGAGACTAAGAGACTCAAGTGCAAGATCCCCTGCAACTGGAAGAAGGAGTTTGGAG CTGACTGCAAGTACAAGTTTGAGAGTTGGGGCGGGTGCGATGCTGCCACAGGTCTAAAGGCCCGTTCAGGTACCCTGAAGAAAGCCCTGTACAATGCCGAGTGTCAGGAGACCATTCAAGTGACCAAGCCCTGTTCTCCCAAGACCAAGTCAAAATCCAAAG ccaggaaaggaaaggggaaggacTAG